TTGTCGCGCCAGATTTCGTAGGACAGGTTGCCCGGCATATTGCCGCTGCCTTCGGAGAGGTAGCCGATCAGTTCATTGCGCTTGCCGGGGGCCGCAAGCATCTGGCCGATGATCGCGTAGACATCCTCAGGGTCGATTTCATCCATGGCGTTGCCCTTTGTGGCGAACAGGAGCGTGGCGGCGGCGCTGCCAACGAAAATGCGGCGGTTCACTATCATGCCTGTTCCAGCAGGCGATCCGCCTGGGCGCGCGCTTCGGCGGTAACTTCGGCACCCGACAGCATCCGGGCGATCTCTTCCTTGCGCGCGGGCGCATCGAGCAGGCCGACCGAGGTGCGCGTGACCGTGCCTTGGGAGGACTTGGCGATCATGTAGTGCCGATCCCCCCGCGCAGCGACTTGCGGACTGTGCGTGACGGCAAGGAGCTGCCCGGCGGATGCAAGCCGCGCGAGGCGTTCGCCAATGGCGCTGGCGACCGCGCCGCCAACACCGCGATCGATCTCGTCGAAAATGATCGTGGCGGCCCCGCCCTCTTCCGCCAGCGCGACTTTCAGCGCGAGGATGAAGCGCGAGAGTTCGCCGCCCGAAGCGATCTTGCCCAGAGGCGCGAAATCGGCGCCGGGGTTGGTCGAAATGAGAAATTCGACCGCGTCCAGTCCGCCTGCGCCCCAGCGATCGTCGGGCAGGCGCAGAACGGCAGTGTGGAACTTGGCCGAGTCCAGCTTCAACGGGGCGAGTTCGGCGGCAACCGCCTTGTCCAGACGGCGCGCGGCTTCGGCGCGGACCACTGAAAGCGTTTCGGCCTTGGCCTGATAATCGAGCGCGGCTTCGCGGGCGGAGCGTTCCAGCGCGCCGATCTGCGCCTCGCCGCCTTCGATGGCGTCCAGAGCGCTGCGCATCTCGACCATCCGGGCGGGGAGTTCGTCCACGGTGCAATTGTGCTTGCGGGCGGCGGCGCGCAGTTCGAACAGGCGGGTTTCGATGCGGTCAAGCATGGCCGGATCGTGCGCCAGCACTTCGGCGGCACGGGCAAGCTTGTCCTCGGCTTCGCCCGCTTCGATCACGGCACGGTCGAGCGATTCCAGCGCTTCGGCCAGCATGGGATGTTCCGATGCGATCCGGTCAAGGCGGCGGGCGGCGCTGCGCAAGCCTGCCAGCGCCGAGTCCGAACCGTCCCACAGGCGTTGCAGTTCAACCAGATCGCCCGAAAGGCGTTCGCCCTTCTGCATATCGGCGCGCTGGCCTGCCAGTTCGTCTTCCTCACCCGGTTCGGGAGCAAGAGCGGTGAGTTCGGCAAGGTGCGCCAGGAGCAGATCCTGTTCCTCTGCCGCCTTGTTCACCGCCGCGCGCGCCTGTGCCAGCGCGTCTTCGGCGCGGCGCCATTTGTGCCACGCCTGTTCGACGGCAGCAACATCGCCCCCGGCATAGCGATCGAGCAAGGCGCGGTGGCCGCGCGCGTTGACGAGGCCACGATCATCGTGCTGGCCGTGAAGCTCGACAAGGTTGCGGGCAATATCGCGCAGCAGGGCGACGCCGACCGGCTGATCGTTGATGAAGGCCTTCGATCCGCCATCGGCCTTGAGGCGGCGCTTGATTATCAAGGGTTCGCCCGGTTCCAGATCGACTTCCGCGTCGGACAGCGAGCTGCGGATCGGGTCTGGCAGGCGGGTGAATTCGAACGTGGCGGTGACACTGGCCTGATCCTCGCCACTGCGGACCAGACCGCTATCCGCGCGATCGCCCAGCACGAGGCCCAGCGCGTCGAGCAGGATCGACTTGCCGGCACCGGTTTCGCCGGTCAACACGCCCAGCCCGCCGCTGAACGACAGGTCCAGCGCTTCGATGAGCACCACATTGCGGATCGACAGGCCGGTGAGCATTGTTCGATTCTCTAGCGGCTTGTTGCCGGTTCGTCACCTGCGCATGTCGCGTTCGTTCCTGTCTTGTTTCATATGCGTGACACCCTGCCACACGCCCGCAATGCGACTCCGTCATAATTGGCGCATCTGAAGAAAGGTGCGCTTCATGGTTACTCGCGCGAAATGGAACGGATCGGCTCCGTTCAAGTCCTCCTCGGAGTTGTTTTCATCCATTCCGGCCTGGCTCGACATGCCGGAGCCGCGCGGTTTCCGACCAAAGCGCAAGCTGCGGACGGTGTTCATTTCCGACATTCACCTGGGTACGCGGGGATGCAACGCCACGCTGCTGCTCGATTTCCTCGCCTCGATCGAATGCGACACGCTTTATCTTGTGGGCGACATCGTTGACGGATGGCGGCTGCGCAAGGGCTGGTACTGGCCGGATTCGCATAACGAGGTGGTACGCCGCATCCTGAAAATGGCGCATCGCGGTACGCGCGTGGTGCTGATCGCGGGCAACCATGACGAGATGCTGCGGCCCTACGCGGGCATGGAATTCGGCGGGGTCGAACTCGCACTGGAAGCCATTCACGAAACCGCAGACGGTCGTCGCCTGCTGGTGACTCATGGTGACGGGTTCGACGGTGTGGTGCTCTATGCCCGCTGGCTCGCGTTCCTGGGCGACAAGGCCTATTCGCTGCTGCTGCGCGCCAATGGCTGGTTCAACGTGATACGCCGGCAATTGAAGATGCCGTACTGGTCGCTGTCTGCCTACCTGAAAAAGCGGGTGAAGAACGCGGTCGAATTCGTGTGCGATTTCGAGGAGGCCGTGGCCCATGCCGCGCGCGACATGGGCGTGGACGGAGTGGTCTGCGGCCACATCCACTGCGCGGAAATCCGCCAGATTGGCGATGTGACCTATTACAACGACGGTGACTGGGTGGAAAGCTGCACCGCGCTGGTCGAAGAACGCGACGGATCGATGGCGATCATCGACTGGGCCGAAGAAACGCGGCGCGCCGCTGCCGTCAAGGCCGTGCTCGCCCCCATTCCCGCGCTTGAGGAAGAACCCGCATGAGGATCGCGATCTGCACCGACGCCTGGCATCCGCAAGTCAACGGCGTGGTCCGCACACTGGCGGCCACGGTCGAGCGACTGGGCGCGCGCGGGCACGAGGTTGAACTGATCACGCCCAGCCAGTTCCGCACCATGCCGCTGCCAGGCTATAGCGAGATCCGGCTGGCGATGGCGCCGCGTTTCGGCACGCGCCGCACTCTGGCGGACTTTGCCCCCGACGTGGTGCATATCGCCACCGAAGGCCCGATCGGGTGGAGCGCGCGCAGTTGGTGCAAGGCCAATGGTGTACCCTTCACCAGCGCGTTTCATACCCGGTTCCCGGAATACGCGGCGGCACGTACGGGCTTGAAGCCCGACCGGTTCTGGCCGCTGATGCGCCGGTTCCACGCGCCAAGCCGCGCGGTGCTGGTATCAACGCCAACGCTGGCGGGGGAACTTGCACGACAGGGGATCGGGCAGACCCGTTTGTGGACGCGCGGGATTGACCGCGAACTGTTCCGCCCTGGCCATGAGCCGTTGCCGGAACTGGCAGGCGTTGCAGGTCCGGTTTTGCTGAGCGTCGGACGCGTTGCCATAGAGAAGAACCTGACCGCGTTTCTGGATGCCGAGATCGAGGGAACCAAGGTGGTCGTCGGCGATGGGCCAGACCTTGCGCGGCTGACCGCGCGTTACCCGCATGTGCGCTTTCTGGGTGCGCTGCATGGTCAGGCGCTGGCGCGGGCCTATTGTTCGGCCGATGTGTTCGTGTTCCCCAGCCGCACCGATACCTTCGGGCTGGTGATGATCGAGGCGCTGGCTTGCGGGGTGCCAGTGGCGGCGTTTCCGGTGCCGGGGCCGCTCGATGTGATCGGTGCGAACGGTTACGGGCCAGGAAGCGACCTGCCGATGAAGATCGGCGCTCTTGACGAAGACCTCGCCCGTGCCATCCAAAAGGCGCTTCGCTGCGACAAACTGGGTGCAGCGGTGCACGGAGCATCATTCAATTGGGATCGGGCAACCGATCAGTTCATCGAAGCGGTGAGCGAAGTGGCGCGGCCAATGCGTGAATTGCAGAGCGCCTGAGGCGGCAGCCTGATACTGAAATGCCCGGCAAGCGCCTGTGGCCTGCCGGGCATTCCTGTTTAAGCCAGATCGCGGACCTTGGGTTCTCGCGCCCAGTGACGGATCGGACCTACGTTGAGCAACTGATCGTTGGGAACGACGCCTTCGTCCGGCTCCACCCCGGCCTTGTCCAGGATAACCTTGGTGCCGGGGCAATGGGCGATCGTCTTGCAATGACCATAGGCGTCCATGAACCACTGAACCGCCGCACCTTGCATGGCAAGCTTGGCCGCAGCATCGGGCATCAGCACCGAGGCCACGGCATCGAACAGCACCGAGGGAGAACCATCGAGCTTGCCGTCAGCCTTGAGCGTACCACCCTTCACCGGAATGCCGCCGACCTTCGGTGCGACCAGAAATACGCTGCCGCCTTCGGCCTCGACGCCCTTTTTCAGCTTGTCGATCATCGCCTTGTCCGAACCTTCGGCAAAGAGGATGCCGACCTTGCGACCTTCGAAGGTCTTGAGCGCCTGCTTCTGAATCGAAAGCGCATCCGACACGGGCATTTCGACCGGCTCGCGCGCTACAGGCGCAGCTTTGGGCAAATCCATGGCCAAGCCTTCCGCAACCCGCGCGGCGAGGTCTTCATCGATATTGCGAAGGCGCGAGAGAATGCGGGTACGGACATGTTCCATCACGCATTTGGACAATTCAAACACCAGCGCTGACGCTATGTGCGCCTGCTCGCTCGGCGTTTGCGAGCGATAGAACAATGTCGCCTGGCTATAGTGATCGGCAAAGAGTTCCGCGCGAACGCGAACCTTCTCCGTCGGATCGTTGCGTTCGGCATTCTCGACGAAACTGGTGAAGCCGACATCGGGTGCTGCGCGCGGACCTGCATCTTCGCCCGCTTCGTCAAGGCTGTTGGGTTCGTAGTTTGCGCGACCCTTCGGCACGAGTGTTTGCATCAGGCCATCGCGCTGCATGTTATGGAACGGGCACTTGGGCGCGTTGATCGGGATCTGGTGAAAGTTCGTCGTGCCCAGACGCGATTTCTGCGTATCGAGATAGGAGAACAGACGACCTTGCAGCAATGGGTCGTTGCTGAAATCGATGCCCGGAATGACATTGCTGGGCAGGAACGCCGCTTGTTCGGTTTCGGCGAAGAAGTTGTCGACATTGCGGTTGAGCGTCATCCTACCGACGATCTCGACCGGGATTTCCTCTTCGGGAATCAGTTTTGTGGCGTCCAGCACATCGAAGGGCTGCTTGGCTGCCCATGCCTCGTCGAACACCTGTATGCCAAGGTCCCATGCCGGAAAATTGCCACTGTCGATGGATTCGAACAGGTCGCGGCGATGGAAATCAGGATCGGCGCCAGCGATCTTGACCGCCTCGTCCCACACCAGCGATTCAAGGCCGAGTACGGGCTTCCAGTGAAATTTGACGAACTTGCCCTCACCCGCTTCGTTGACGAAACGGAAGGTGTGGACGCCGAACCCTTCGATATTGCGAAGCGTACGCGGAATCGCACGGTCCGACATGGCCCACATGATCATGTGCATCGATTCCGGCATCAGGCCGATGAAGTCCCAAAACGTATCGTGGGCGCTGGCCGCCTGTGGATAGCCGCGATCGGCCTCCATCTTCACCGAATGGACAAGATCGGGAAACTTCATCGCATCCTGAATGAAGAACACGGGGATGTTGTTGCCGACAAGGTCCCAGTTTCCAGCATCGGTATAAAACTTGACTGCAAAACCGCGCACGTCACGCGGGGTATCGATCGACCCCGCGCCGCCAGCCACGGTGGAGAAACGCACGAACACTGGACACGTCGCGCCCGCTTCCTGCAGGATCGCCGCCTTGGTGAGTTCGGGAACAGCCTTGGTGCATTCGAACACGCCATGGGCGCCCGATCCGCGCGCGTGAACGATGCGTTCGGGAATGCGTTCATGATCGAAATGAAAGATCTTTTCGCGCAGGACGAAGTCTTCGAGCAGCGTCGGTCCGCGCGCACCGGCTTTCAGGCTGTTCTGGTTGTCGGCGATGCGGTGCCCGAAGTTGTCGGTCAGCACGGCCTGCGGATTTGCCGCGTCAGGCTTTGTATCCTGATGGGCTTCACCGCCAGCCCCTTCTCCGATATGATAGTCGAAAGCGCCCTCGCCCGGCTGATGATCGTGCAGGGCATTGTCCAAAGCGGGCGATGATGCGGCGGCTGGGGGCTGCTTGGGGGGTTTCATGTCTATCTCCGGTAGGCCCGGCGCAAATGCGCCATCCGTGGGGTCGCCCATCAACGGCATGAAGCAGCGGCGGTTCCGCAAAGGCAGACGAATGGGCGCAGACGAATGAACGACGGGGTGGGAGGAGCGACGCAATGAAGGGCGCCTCCTCGCGGAAGCGCCCTTCATGCAATCTGCGAGGCCGAAGGCCCTAGCTGGCCTGCGTGCCCGGCGCGTGCTTGTTCATCAGTTCGAATGACCGTTCATACCACTTGCTGCCGGGATAGTTCGCACCAAGCACGGCGGCAACCTTCTGCGCTTCGACCGGAAGGCCAAGCGAGAGGTAGCTTTCGACCAGGCGGTACAGGGCTTCAGGAGCATGGCTGGTGGTCTGGAACTTGTCGGCCACAGTGCGGAAGCGCATCGTTCCGGCAAGCCATTTGCCGCTGCGCTGGTACATGCGGCCGATTTCCATTTCCTTGCCCGCAAGGTGATCGTTGATCAGATCGATCTTCAGGCGAGCATCGGCGGCGTAATCGGTATTCGGGTAACGGCGGACCAGTTCGTTCATCGCGGTCAACGCCTGCTGCGTGATCTTCTGGTCACGCGTAACGTCGCTGATCTGCTCGTAATAGCACAACGCGATCAGATAATAGGCGTAAGGCGCATCCTTGTTGCCCGGATGAATCGAGAGGAAACGCTGCGCCGACTGCACCGATTTAGAATAATCGCGCGCGGCGTAATAGCTGAACGCGCTCATCAACTGGGCGCGGCGCGCCCATGGCGAATAAGGGTGCTGGCGCTCGACTTCATCGAACAGGGCGGCTGCCTGCTTTGAATCGCCACGATCAAGGCGATCCTTCGCTGCAACATAGAGCGTATCGACATCGCGCGCGACGTAGGCGACGTCCTTCTTGCCCTTCCCCCCCGCGCAGCCAGCGGTCAGCCCCATGGCGAGGCAGGTGGCTGCAAGGACGGCGAAACGCAGCGGGCGGCGCAAGCCGTCATGCGGGAGGGCGGGAAGCATCATGCCGACCCTATAGCCAGCCGGTTCCTGAACGCCAAGTGAAGTTGAGGCCACGGGCAAAGCTTTCGTGGAGTTCTGCGCAAAAGAGTCATCAGGCGTCGGCAAAGGGTGCTTCGACAGCGATCGGGTCAGCCAGCGTGATCCGATCAAGTATCGCCGCGGTTTCATCGCGCAGGAGCAGCATCAAGCCGCGCAAACGGCATTCCGCTTCGGGCAGGCAATTGGTGCAATGTTCGTGCGCATTGCGGCTGGCACAGGGCACCAGCGCGAGGCTGCCGCGCGTCAGACGAATGATATCGCCATACCGGATATCGAGCGGAGGCAGTGCCAGTTCATAGCCGCCATCGCGGCCACGATGCGATATGACGATGCCTTCGCGCGCCATTTCAGAAAGGATCACGGTCAGGAACTTGCGCGGGATATTCTGCGCTTCGGCAATCGCGTCAAGCCGCACCGGCCCCTGGCCCCAAGTGCCTGCCAGATGCTGAAGTGCCCGAATGGTATAACGCGTCTTCTGCGAAAGCATGGCAGAGAAATGAACGCTTGAGCGCGAATGTCAACGCCAATGGTAGAATTAACCTGTCCCGTCTGGCGGAGAGACCAATACCGTTTGCAAATACAAGCCCTGGCTTCGTCGTTGCCAGCCTCCCGCAGCAAGGTGAAGCAATCCAGAGCGACGTGTAATGACACTGGATTGCTTCGTCGGCTTCGCCTCCTCGCAATGACGAAGGGATGTTTGCGAAGGGTATAATCGCCAAAGGAAAAGGCCCCGCATCTTGCGATACGGGGCCTTTCGATGCGACAGGGCGTGGGTTCAGCGCGCGGACTTTTGCAGGAAGGCGATCAGATCGGCGCGGTCCTGTGCATTGGCCATCGGCGGGAACGCCATGCGATTGCCTGGGATATTCTTTGCAGGAGCGGCAAGGTAAGCATCCAGCGTGGCGGCGTTCCACACTACGGCCTTGTTCTTCATCGCTGGCGAATAATTGAAATTGGGCATCGTACCGGACGTGCGGCCGATGACACCCTTCAGCGACGGGCCAAGCCGGGTGGCCCCGGTATTGAGATCGTGACAGGCCGCACAACGGGCAAAAATCGTCTTCCCGCGGGCGGGATCGCCAGCAGGCTGGGCCATCGCGCCGCTAACCCCTGCCAGGGCAACAGTTGCAGATACGATCAGGGCGATACGCTTCATGGCGTGGTTTCCTTCGAACATTTTCCGGGCATTAGGGCGTACTGGCTTTCCGCACCCTGAATGTCGTGCCGCCTGACGGAATCAGTCCTTGGCCGGTGCCAGCAGGTAAAGCTTCATCACGATGCGGAACAACTCCGACTTCTCTCGCGCGGTCAGGCAGGCCGTCAATTCGCGTTCGTGACCGATGATGGTTTCACGCGAGATGGCAAGAACTTCACGGCCGGACTCCGTCAGCCACAGGCCTCCTGCACGGCGATCGAGCTTGGAGGGTTCGTTTATCACGAAGCCGTTCTTCATCAACTGGCGGACGAACTGGTGGACTGTGGGCCGCTCTATCTGGAAAAATCTGGAAAGATCGGTCTGCTTTACGCCGGGATTGGCATTGACCAGCCACAGGATGGCAACCTGCTTCGGCGTGACATTGAGCGGAACGAGACGCTTTTCCAGACGTGTGACGAACAGGGTGTTGACCGTTCCGATGTGCAACCCAAGGACCGAATCGAGTCCATCCAGATCCAGTTCGGGAACAACGGATTGACGGGTAATCTCAGCCGAGGCCACACATGGTCCTTCCAACGCTAGCCAAGCGCGTACCGCGGGTAAAACCCGTGACCGCAACAAACCAAGGAAAACGAATCCTGTTTCATTAGTAAAGCGAACGATTAACTGCAAAGCGTTTGTGATCGTGGCAAAGCCGAAAGTGGCGAAGCACACGGAGTTTCCGGGTAACAGGCATTTCGGGCGACATTTCGGGAGGGCGACATGAACTTGAGAAATCTGGCGGTGTTTATCGCGGCGCTTTGCTGGCAATCCAGCTTCGGCCATGCCGCTGACGGACCTGCCGCACCCGCGCCGGTACTTGTCTATGCCTTTTCGGTAAAAGCCACGCTGGACCCTGTGGTGGAGCAGGGCGAAGTGGATAGCGGGCGGCGGCGCTTCATTCCGATTACCGGCGGTACGGTGACCGGCCCCGCCCTTACCGGCGCAGTGCTGCCGGGTGGCGGCGACTGGCAGGTTATCCTGCCCGGCGGACTGACGAGTATCGAGGCGCGCTATTTCCTGAAGGCCACCGACGGGACGGTGATTGAAGTGACCAACCCCGGTGTCCGAACCGCAGCGCCCGAAGTGATCGAGAAACTGGCAAAGGGCGAGGCCGTCGATCCGTCAGCCTACTATTTCCGCACGACGCCGCGCTTTGTCGTGAAAGACGGCCCCCACGCCTGGCTACGGCGCAAGGCTTTCGTGGCGCGCGGGATTCGCAAGCCTGACAGCGTGGTGATCGACTTCTATACGGTGGAGTGATGCGGCCTCAGGCCTCGACCGGCGCAGTGGTCATGCCAAGCGCGGGGATGCCGACTGAACGCCTGCCACCGTAATCGGTGCGAACGACGATCAGGTTGCTCTTTTCGAGGTGCTCCAGAAGGCGGCGGATGCGGCCTGACGAGCGCGTACCATAGATCGTGGCAAGCGCTTCGTCGTCAGGGCATGGCGCACCCTCCATTGCCGCGCGGGCCAGCGCGAGGAACGGTGCGAGCAGATCGTCGGGTACTTCACGCGCGATGCCGAGCAGGTCCTGCCACCGCGCCTCGCCATCATCCGCGATCCCCGCCACGGCCATGGCAAAGCGACGGCGAAAGGCGTTGAGGTCCATGCCGGGCAGAATGCGCAACATTCTGCAACGCACGGTGAAGTCCTGATAAAGCTGGGCTGCGGGCTGAAACGTGCAATCTGGCTCCAGCGCCATTTCAGCAAGCACGGCGGCGATGCTGGCCGCCGTTTCCTCTGCTGCAAACAGACTGGGTTCAACCGGCGGATCGACCTTTTCGCCCGCCGGCACGAATTCCGCAATCTGTCCCAGCAATTCGTCGCTCTCGACCGGAACGATTTCAGGTTCGGGCCTGCGCGGCATCGGCTCCATTGCCAGCGGTTCGGACAGCAGCAGCGATTCCATTTCGGCGCCGCCCGCATTGGGCAGCGGCATCAGGCCGTGAATGACGTTGCGGGCGCTCGTCTGCACATCAGCGATACGCACGCCAACCGGACGGCGCGCAATGGCCGGGCCAAGCCCCAGAAAATGGCCGCGTTCAAGATCGCGGATCTGCTCGGCCTGTTTGCGCTCCATGCCCAGAAGATCAGCCGCGCGCGCCATGTCGATATCGAGGAACGTACGCCCCATCAGGAAATTCGAGGCTTCTGCCGCCACGTTCTTGGCCAGCTTGGCAAGACGCTGCGTGGCGATGACCCCTGCCAACCCGCGCTTGCGCCCGCGACACATCAGGTTGGTCATGGCTGAAAGGCTGAGGCGGCGCACTTCATCGGAAACATCGCCCGCCGCGGCAGGGGCGAACATCTGTGCCTCGTCAACGACCACCAGCGCGGGATACCATTCATCGCGCGGGGCATCGAACAGGGTATTGAGGAAGACGGCCGCACAACGCATCTGCGCTTCGAGTTCCAGCCCATCGAGCGTGAGGATCACCGACGCGCGATGCTTGCGAATGCGCGCGGCAAGCCTGGCGATTTCGGAAGCGTCATAGGCCGATCCATCGACCACGACATGACCGAAGGCATCGGCAAGCGTGACGAAATCCCCCTCTGGATCGATCACCACTTGCTGAACGATGCTGGCGCTCTGTTCCAGCAGCCGACGCAACAGGTGCGATTTGCCCGACCCGCTATTGCCCTGGACGAGCAGCCGCGTGGCAAGAAGTTCCTCGACGTCGATCCTGACAGGGGCGCCGGAC
This genomic interval from Novosphingobium sp. CECT 9465 contains the following:
- a CDS encoding putative quinol monooxygenase — protein: MIVNRRIFVGSAAATLLFATKGNAMDEIDPEDVYAIIGQMLAAPGKRNELIGYLSEGSGNMPGNLSYEIWRDKGDENAIWITEVWKDEASHKASLGLPQVQDAIRKARPIIAGFGARAEVER
- the recN gene encoding DNA repair protein RecN — encoded protein: MLTGLSIRNVVLIEALDLSFSGGLGVLTGETGAGKSILLDALGLVLGDRADSGLVRSGEDQASVTATFEFTRLPDPIRSSLSDAEVDLEPGEPLIIKRRLKADGGSKAFINDQPVGVALLRDIARNLVELHGQHDDRGLVNARGHRALLDRYAGGDVAAVEQAWHKWRRAEDALAQARAAVNKAAEEQDLLLAHLAELTALAPEPGEEDELAGQRADMQKGERLSGDLVELQRLWDGSDSALAGLRSAARRLDRIASEHPMLAEALESLDRAVIEAGEAEDKLARAAEVLAHDPAMLDRIETRLFELRAAARKHNCTVDELPARMVEMRSALDAIEGGEAQIGALERSAREAALDYQAKAETLSVVRAEAARRLDKAVAAELAPLKLDSAKFHTAVLRLPDDRWGAGGLDAVEFLISTNPGADFAPLGKIASGGELSRFILALKVALAEEGGAATIIFDEIDRGVGGAVASAIGERLARLASAGQLLAVTHSPQVAARGDRHYMIAKSSQGTVTRTSVGLLDAPARKEEIARMLSGAEVTAEARAQADRLLEQA
- a CDS encoding UDP-2,3-diacylglucosamine diphosphatase, giving the protein MVTRAKWNGSAPFKSSSELFSSIPAWLDMPEPRGFRPKRKLRTVFISDIHLGTRGCNATLLLDFLASIECDTLYLVGDIVDGWRLRKGWYWPDSHNEVVRRILKMAHRGTRVVLIAGNHDEMLRPYAGMEFGGVELALEAIHETADGRRLLVTHGDGFDGVVLYARWLAFLGDKAYSLLLRANGWFNVIRRQLKMPYWSLSAYLKKRVKNAVEFVCDFEEAVAHAARDMGVDGVVCGHIHCAEIRQIGDVTYYNDGDWVESCTALVEERDGSMAIIDWAEETRRAAAVKAVLAPIPALEEEPA
- a CDS encoding glycosyltransferase family 1 protein; this encodes MRIAICTDAWHPQVNGVVRTLAATVERLGARGHEVELITPSQFRTMPLPGYSEIRLAMAPRFGTRRTLADFAPDVVHIATEGPIGWSARSWCKANGVPFTSAFHTRFPEYAAARTGLKPDRFWPLMRRFHAPSRAVLVSTPTLAGELARQGIGQTRLWTRGIDRELFRPGHEPLPELAGVAGPVLLSVGRVAIEKNLTAFLDAEIEGTKVVVGDGPDLARLTARYPHVRFLGALHGQALARAYCSADVFVFPSRTDTFGLVMIEALACGVPVAAFPVPGPLDVIGANGYGPGSDLPMKIGALDEDLARAIQKALRCDKLGAAVHGASFNWDRATDQFIEAVSEVARPMRELQSA
- a CDS encoding catalase; amino-acid sequence: MKPPKQPPAAASSPALDNALHDHQPGEGAFDYHIGEGAGGEAHQDTKPDAANPQAVLTDNFGHRIADNQNSLKAGARGPTLLEDFVLREKIFHFDHERIPERIVHARGSGAHGVFECTKAVPELTKAAILQEAGATCPVFVRFSTVAGGAGSIDTPRDVRGFAVKFYTDAGNWDLVGNNIPVFFIQDAMKFPDLVHSVKMEADRGYPQAASAHDTFWDFIGLMPESMHMIMWAMSDRAIPRTLRNIEGFGVHTFRFVNEAGEGKFVKFHWKPVLGLESLVWDEAVKIAGADPDFHRRDLFESIDSGNFPAWDLGIQVFDEAWAAKQPFDVLDATKLIPEEEIPVEIVGRMTLNRNVDNFFAETEQAAFLPSNVIPGIDFSNDPLLQGRLFSYLDTQKSRLGTTNFHQIPINAPKCPFHNMQRDGLMQTLVPKGRANYEPNSLDEAGEDAGPRAAPDVGFTSFVENAERNDPTEKVRVRAELFADHYSQATLFYRSQTPSEQAHIASALVFELSKCVMEHVRTRILSRLRNIDEDLAARVAEGLAMDLPKAAPVAREPVEMPVSDALSIQKQALKTFEGRKVGILFAEGSDKAMIDKLKKGVEAEGGSVFLVAPKVGGIPVKGGTLKADGKLDGSPSVLFDAVASVLMPDAAAKLAMQGAAVQWFMDAYGHCKTIAHCPGTKVILDKAGVEPDEGVVPNDQLLNVGPIRHWAREPKVRDLA
- a CDS encoding outer membrane protein assembly factor BamD — encoded protein: MMLPALPHDGLRRPLRFAVLAATCLAMGLTAGCAGGKGKKDVAYVARDVDTLYVAAKDRLDRGDSKQAAALFDEVERQHPYSPWARRAQLMSAFSYYAARDYSKSVQSAQRFLSIHPGNKDAPYAYYLIALCYYEQISDVTRDQKITQQALTAMNELVRRYPNTDYAADARLKIDLINDHLAGKEMEIGRMYQRSGKWLAGTMRFRTVADKFQTTSHAPEALYRLVESYLSLGLPVEAQKVAAVLGANYPGSKWYERSFELMNKHAPGTQAS
- a CDS encoding Rrf2 family transcriptional regulator gives rise to the protein MLSQKTRYTIRALQHLAGTWGQGPVRLDAIAEAQNIPRKFLTVILSEMAREGIVISHRGRDGGYELALPPLDIRYGDIIRLTRGSLALVPCASRNAHEHCTNCLPEAECRLRGLMLLLRDETAAILDRITLADPIAVEAPFADA
- a CDS encoding cytochrome c family protein, which translates into the protein MKRIALIVSATVALAGVSGAMAQPAGDPARGKTIFARCAACHDLNTGATRLGPSLKGVIGRTSGTMPNFNYSPAMKNKAVVWNAATLDAYLAAPAKNIPGNRMAFPPMANAQDRADLIAFLQKSAR
- a CDS encoding MarR family winged helix-turn-helix transcriptional regulator, translating into MASAEITRQSVVPELDLDGLDSVLGLHIGTVNTLFVTRLEKRLVPLNVTPKQVAILWLVNANPGVKQTDLSRFFQIERPTVHQFVRQLMKNGFVINEPSKLDRRAGGLWLTESGREVLAISRETIIGHERELTACLTAREKSELFRIVMKLYLLAPAKD
- a CDS encoding DUF3237 domain-containing protein, with the translated sequence MNLRNLAVFIAALCWQSSFGHAADGPAAPAPVLVYAFSVKATLDPVVEQGEVDSGRRRFIPITGGTVTGPALTGAVLPGGGDWQVILPGGLTSIEARYFLKATDGTVIEVTNPGVRTAAPEVIEKLAKGEAVDPSAYYFRTTPRFVVKDGPHAWLRRKAFVARGIRKPDSVVIDFYTVE
- a CDS encoding ATP-binding protein is translated as MSATIVIGADRSGAPVRIDVEELLATRLLVQGNSGSGKSHLLRRLLEQSASIVQQVVIDPEGDFVTLADAFGHVVVDGSAYDASEIARLAARIRKHRASVILTLDGLELEAQMRCAAVFLNTLFDAPRDEWYPALVVVDEAQMFAPAAAGDVSDEVRRLSLSAMTNLMCRGRKRGLAGVIATQRLAKLAKNVAAEASNFLMGRTFLDIDMARAADLLGMERKQAEQIRDLERGHFLGLGPAIARRPVGVRIADVQTSARNVIHGLMPLPNAGGAEMESLLLSEPLAMEPMPRRPEPEIVPVESDELLGQIAEFVPAGEKVDPPVEPSLFAAEETAASIAAVLAEMALEPDCTFQPAAQLYQDFTVRCRMLRILPGMDLNAFRRRFAMAVAGIADDGEARWQDLLGIAREVPDDLLAPFLALARAAMEGAPCPDDEALATIYGTRSSGRIRRLLEHLEKSNLIVVRTDYGGRRSVGIPALGMTTAPVEA